One Deltaproteobacteria bacterium genomic window carries:
- a CDS encoding ribonuclease D, producing the protein MPAPPPLLATPGELAALAAQVGAAGRLAIDTEFMWERTYRPILGVVQVATDTSTAVIDTLAVKDLSPLFPLLRDPKVPVVLHGGGQDLEIFAALMGAPVRGVADTQVMAAFLGYGLQVGLTMLLERVLKVRIKKDQTYTDWTRRPLNAGQLVYAREDVAHLLPLYDRLRADLKTRGRTAWVEEELRALEDAGRFAELPDDERYRTVRGWQRLGARELAVLRELAAWRERSAARANIRPNFIANDIVLTSLAARPVTSIEELKQMRGLTAGTVDRHGKGILAALRAGLACPPERSPEPPARHRHKGPPPGLVALLRAAVQAVAEREDIAPEVIASGRDIDALAAYAVDGSALDDVVVARGWRRALVGQTLLAIARGELAMRYDAGRREVVAEAVPRGSL; encoded by the coding sequence GTGCCCGCCCCGCCGCCGCTCCTCGCCACCCCCGGCGAGCTCGCCGCGCTCGCGGCCCAGGTGGGCGCGGCCGGCCGGCTCGCCATCGACACGGAGTTCATGTGGGAGCGGACCTACCGCCCGATCCTGGGCGTCGTCCAGGTCGCAACCGACACGAGCACGGCGGTGATCGACACGCTCGCGGTGAAGGATCTCTCGCCGCTCTTCCCGCTGCTGCGCGACCCCAAGGTGCCGGTCGTCCTGCATGGTGGCGGCCAGGACCTGGAGATCTTCGCCGCGCTCATGGGCGCCCCGGTGCGCGGCGTGGCCGACACGCAGGTGATGGCCGCTTTCCTGGGCTACGGGCTCCAGGTCGGGCTCACCATGCTCCTCGAGCGTGTGCTCAAGGTCCGCATCAAGAAGGATCAGACCTACACCGACTGGACGCGCCGGCCGCTCAACGCCGGGCAGCTCGTCTACGCCCGCGAGGACGTGGCGCATCTCCTGCCCCTGTATGACCGGCTGCGCGCCGACCTGAAGACGCGCGGGCGCACGGCGTGGGTCGAGGAGGAGCTGCGCGCCCTCGAGGACGCCGGTCGCTTCGCCGAGTTGCCCGACGACGAGCGCTACCGGACGGTGAGAGGCTGGCAGCGCCTCGGTGCGCGCGAGCTGGCGGTGCTGCGCGAGCTCGCCGCGTGGCGCGAGCGGAGCGCGGCGCGCGCCAACATCCGTCCCAACTTCATCGCCAACGACATCGTCCTCACCTCGCTCGCGGCGCGTCCGGTGACGAGCATCGAGGAGCTGAAACAGATGCGCGGCCTCACCGCCGGCACGGTCGACCGCCACGGGAAGGGCATCCTGGCGGCGCTCCGTGCCGGCCTCGCCTGCCCGCCGGAGCGCTCCCCCGAGCCGCCGGCGCGCCACCGGCACAAGGGGCCGCCGCCCGGGCTCGTCGCGCTGCTCCGCGCTGCGGTGCAGGCCGTCGCCGAGCGCGAGGACATCGCGCCCGAGGTGATCGCGAGCGGCCGCGACATCGATGCCCTCGCGGCCTACGCGGTGGACGGGAGCGCGCTCGACGACGTCGTGGTCGCGCGCGGCTGGCGCCGCGCGCTGGTCGGCCAGACGCTCCTCGCGATCGCCCGCGGCGAGCTCGCGATGCGCTACGACGCCGGCCGGCGCGAGGTGGTGGCGGAGGCGGTGCCCCGCGGCAGCCTCTGA
- a CDS encoding DUF421 domain-containing protein, translating into MWSDMFHLGVPVAEKVLRAVVVYAFLVVGLRLAGKRELAQLNPFDLVVLLTLSNTVQNAIIGDDNSVTGGLLGAATLLAANALVVRFLYRHERLERLVEGEADVLVENGKIRFDRLKAELITLPELESAAHKQGFESLDEVDRAVLEPGGTISFIGKRPSPEAVRHAELTRRLDQIVGELAAMRTGLARTS; encoded by the coding sequence CTGTGGAGCGACATGTTCCACCTCGGCGTGCCGGTCGCGGAGAAGGTGCTGCGGGCCGTCGTCGTCTACGCCTTCCTGGTGGTCGGCCTCCGGCTCGCCGGCAAGCGGGAGCTGGCGCAGCTCAATCCCTTCGACCTGGTCGTGCTGCTCACGCTCTCGAACACCGTGCAGAACGCCATCATCGGCGACGACAACTCGGTCACCGGCGGGCTGCTCGGCGCCGCGACCCTGCTCGCGGCGAACGCGCTCGTGGTCCGCTTCCTCTACCGCCACGAGCGGCTCGAGCGTCTGGTCGAGGGCGAGGCGGACGTCCTCGTCGAGAACGGGAAGATCCGCTTCGATCGCCTGAAGGCCGAGCTGATCACGCTCCCCGAGCTCGAGTCGGCGGCGCACAAGCAGGGCTTCGAGTCGCTCGACGAGGTGGACCGCGCCGTCCTCGAGCCGGGCGGGACGATCTCGTTCATCGGGAAGAGGCCCTCCCCCGAGGCCGTGCGCCACGCCGAGCTCACGCGCCGGCTCGACCAGATCGTGGGCGAGCTCGCCGCCATGCGCACCGGGCTGGCGCGCACGTCTTGA
- a CDS encoding M1 family metallopeptidase translates to MPTAPRPSRFRLPADVRPTAYDLHLEPDLEGGSFRGEVRIALRLARPRAEIVLHATEITIERAAAHGGGREMPARVRLSRADETAALRFARPLAAGEATLALRFGGRLNQHLRGLYAASADGRPYAFSQCEAADARRILPCFDEPSFKARFRVAVRVREGETAVSNGPVEREDPVPGGRILRFAETPPLSTYLLALAVGRLEASAPRLCGPVPIRVWHVPGKGRLTDFGLEAAAEALGRLQDYFDIPYPYGKLDLVAVPDFEAGAMENAGAVFFRETLLLLDPATASLTERKRAAEVIAHELAHMWYGDLVTMAWWDDLWLNEAFATWMAYRVVDDWRPEWRMWQGFEHDRASALAMDALANTHPIYARVRSVAEATQNFDAITYEKGAAVVRMIEHYLGPDAFRDGVRRYMRRHREGNTVAADLWRALAEASGKPVARLAQAWIAQPGFPLVTIAPARDGGRPALAVRQERFFADPRVPAARRRATWPVPLVVKWRGADGAATERFLVDKARASLPAPGAPAWYFANADAGGFYRVAHDPADRETLLADPGAALTPVERLALAGDQWALVRGGRAPIESFLDVAAALGEETDYDVLDGIAGPLDLIDEQVAEPGSGAQAALRAWITRRFGPQLERLGWTAAAGEDDPTRLRRAALVRLVGAVAEAPAVLAEARRRLDAYLADRNALEPNLADPVVALAARVGDEALYERYRAAVAAAATPQERRRFLLGLGSFRTPAARERTLAALLTPEIPTQDVAFLLMRLLGNPAARGAAWRFMTRRWAALRRRIPPLMMSRVVEMTPALREPRYAREVARFFRTHPVPEATRALRQALEVFRLNAELRRRTAPGLARWLAERS, encoded by the coding sequence TGCCGACCGCGCCACGCCCGTCCCGCTTCCGTCTCCCGGCCGATGTCCGGCCGACCGCGTACGATCTCCATCTGGAGCCCGACCTCGAGGGCGGCAGCTTCCGCGGCGAGGTGCGGATCGCGCTCCGGCTCGCACGGCCGCGCGCGGAGATCGTGCTGCACGCGACCGAGATCACCATCGAGCGCGCGGCGGCGCACGGCGGCGGCCGGGAGATGCCCGCGCGCGTCCGCCTCTCGCGCGCGGACGAGACGGCGGCGCTCCGCTTCGCGCGGCCGCTCGCGGCGGGCGAGGCGACGCTCGCGCTCCGCTTCGGCGGCCGCCTGAACCAGCACCTCCGCGGCCTCTACGCGGCGAGCGCCGACGGGCGCCCCTACGCCTTCTCGCAGTGCGAGGCGGCCGACGCGCGCCGCATCCTTCCCTGCTTCGACGAGCCCTCCTTCAAGGCGCGCTTCCGCGTCGCGGTCCGCGTGCGCGAGGGCGAGACGGCGGTGTCGAACGGGCCGGTGGAGCGCGAGGACCCCGTGCCCGGCGGTCGCATCCTCCGCTTCGCCGAGACGCCGCCGCTCTCGACCTACCTCCTGGCGCTCGCGGTCGGGCGCCTGGAGGCGTCGGCGCCGCGCCTGTGCGGCCCCGTGCCGATCCGCGTCTGGCACGTGCCGGGGAAGGGGCGGCTCACGGACTTCGGGCTCGAGGCGGCGGCCGAGGCCCTCGGGCGCCTCCAGGACTACTTCGACATTCCCTACCCGTACGGCAAGCTCGACCTGGTCGCGGTGCCGGACTTCGAGGCGGGCGCGATGGAGAACGCGGGCGCCGTCTTCTTCCGCGAGACGCTCCTCCTCCTCGATCCCGCGACCGCCTCGCTCACCGAGCGCAAGCGGGCCGCCGAGGTGATCGCGCACGAGCTGGCGCACATGTGGTACGGCGATCTGGTCACCATGGCGTGGTGGGACGACCTCTGGCTGAACGAGGCGTTCGCCACCTGGATGGCGTACCGGGTGGTCGACGACTGGCGGCCCGAGTGGCGCATGTGGCAGGGCTTCGAGCACGACCGCGCCAGCGCGCTCGCCATGGACGCGCTCGCCAACACCCACCCGATCTACGCCCGGGTGCGGAGCGTGGCCGAGGCGACACAGAACTTCGACGCCATCACCTACGAGAAGGGCGCCGCGGTGGTGCGCATGATCGAGCACTACCTGGGGCCCGACGCCTTCCGCGACGGCGTGCGCCGCTACATGCGGCGCCACCGCGAGGGCAACACGGTGGCGGCGGATCTCTGGCGCGCGCTCGCGGAGGCGTCGGGCAAGCCCGTCGCGCGCCTGGCGCAGGCGTGGATCGCGCAGCCGGGCTTCCCGCTGGTCACCATCGCGCCGGCGCGCGACGGTGGTCGCCCGGCGCTCGCCGTGCGCCAGGAGCGCTTCTTCGCCGATCCGCGCGTGCCCGCGGCGCGGCGCCGCGCGACCTGGCCGGTGCCGCTGGTCGTCAAGTGGCGCGGCGCGGACGGTGCGGCGACCGAGCGCTTCCTCGTCGACAAGGCGCGCGCCAGCCTCCCGGCGCCCGGGGCGCCGGCATGGTACTTCGCCAACGCGGACGCGGGCGGCTTCTACCGGGTGGCGCACGACCCGGCCGACCGGGAGACGCTGCTCGCGGATCCGGGCGCCGCGCTCACGCCGGTCGAGCGGCTCGCCCTCGCCGGCGACCAGTGGGCCCTCGTCCGCGGCGGCCGCGCCCCGATCGAGTCCTTCCTCGACGTCGCCGCCGCGCTCGGCGAGGAGACCGACTACGACGTGCTCGACGGCATCGCCGGACCGCTCGACCTGATCGACGAGCAGGTGGCCGAGCCCGGGAGCGGGGCGCAGGCGGCGCTCCGCGCCTGGATCACGCGCCGCTTCGGGCCGCAGCTCGAGCGGCTCGGGTGGACGGCGGCGGCGGGCGAGGACGACCCGACCCGGCTCCGGCGCGCCGCGCTCGTGCGCCTGGTGGGCGCTGTGGCCGAGGCGCCCGCCGTCCTCGCCGAGGCGCGCCGCCGGCTCGACGCCTACCTGGCCGACCGGAACGCGCTCGAGCCGAATCTGGCCGACCCGGTCGTCGCGCTCGCCGCGCGCGTCGGCGACGAGGCGCTCTACGAGCGCTATCGCGCCGCCGTGGCCGCGGCCGCCACGCCGCAGGAGCGGCGGCGCTTCCTCCTCGGCCTCGGCTCCTTCCGCACGCCCGCAGCGCGCGAGCGCACGCTCGCCGCGCTGCTCACGCCGGAGATCCCGACCCAGGACGTCGCCTTCCTTCTCATGCGGCTCCTCGGCAACCCCGCCGCGCGCGGCGCGGCGTGGCGGTTCATGACCCGCAGGTGGGCCGCGCTCCGCCGGCGCATCCCGCCGCTCATGATGTCGCGCGTGGTCGAGATGACGCCGGCGCTGCGCGAGCCGCGCTACGCACGCGAGGTCGCCCGCTTCTTCCGCACCCACCCCGTCCCCGAGGCGACGCGCGCGCTCAGGCAGGCGCTCGAGGTGTTCCGGCTGAACGCCGAGCTCAGGCGGCGGACGGCGCCGGGGCTGGCGCGCTGGCTCGCGGAGCGCTCCTAA
- a CDS encoding sigma-54-dependent Fis family transcriptional regulator, translating to MLTPPPRPGSGAAEEGRDAMELHILLVAGDADHADATRRALVRMEAGVRVTTAERLESALVALRDPAIRCVVTDVRLPDAKGVRVLKALCTARRDLPVIVVTANGSEQLAVAAMKLGAADYVSLHPRYAEELPVLVREALGRSVLSGVDEACLVGGTPALAGTEGAAFVATTANMRAVLALLERAARSTVPVLLEGETGTGKELLARATHRRGPRPQAPFLVQNCAAIPESLLESELFGHLRGAFTGAERDRRGLFEAADDGTVFLDEIGEAPPAVQAKLLRVLQHEEVKAVGADRARRVRARIVAATNRSLEAEVTAGRFRLDLYYRLAVFPIRVPPLRHRMADLPALVAHFLSRCEERERRATGGFDGDALRALQAHAWPGNVRELANEVHRLVLSVDAGERIHRHHLAPRIRAADPALRGEPLARILARVELALIRQRLQQQPTKSAAARSLGITREALYAKLRRLGTASGGA from the coding sequence ATGCTCACCCCGCCACCGCGCCCGGGGAGCGGCGCTGCCGAGGAGGGGAGGGATGCGATGGAGCTCCACATTCTGCTCGTCGCCGGCGACGCGGACCATGCGGACGCCACGCGGCGGGCGCTCGTGCGCATGGAGGCGGGCGTACGCGTGACGACTGCCGAGCGCCTCGAGAGCGCGCTGGTGGCGCTGCGCGACCCGGCCATCCGCTGCGTGGTGACCGACGTGCGCCTGCCCGACGCCAAGGGCGTGCGCGTGCTGAAGGCGCTGTGCACCGCGCGCCGCGATCTGCCCGTGATCGTGGTGACGGCGAACGGCTCCGAGCAGCTGGCGGTCGCCGCCATGAAGCTCGGCGCGGCCGATTACGTGAGCCTCCACCCGCGCTACGCCGAGGAGCTGCCCGTCCTGGTGCGCGAGGCGCTCGGCCGCTCGGTGCTCTCGGGCGTCGACGAGGCCTGCCTCGTCGGCGGCACCCCGGCGCTCGCCGGCACGGAGGGGGCGGCGTTCGTCGCCACCACCGCGAACATGCGGGCCGTTCTGGCGCTCCTCGAGCGCGCCGCCCGGAGCACCGTGCCCGTCCTCCTCGAGGGTGAGACCGGCACCGGCAAGGAGCTCCTGGCGCGCGCCACCCACCGCCGCGGCCCGCGCCCGCAGGCGCCCTTCCTGGTGCAGAACTGCGCCGCCATTCCCGAGTCGCTCCTCGAGAGCGAGCTCTTCGGTCACCTGCGCGGGGCGTTCACCGGCGCCGAGCGTGACCGTCGCGGGCTCTTCGAGGCGGCGGACGACGGCACCGTCTTCCTCGACGAGATCGGCGAGGCGCCGCCGGCCGTGCAGGCGAAGCTCCTCCGCGTCCTCCAGCACGAGGAGGTGAAGGCGGTGGGCGCCGACCGCGCCCGCCGCGTGCGCGCGCGCATCGTCGCGGCCACCAACCGCTCGCTCGAGGCCGAGGTGACGGCGGGTCGCTTCCGCCTGGACCTCTACTACCGCCTCGCCGTGTTTCCGATCCGCGTGCCGCCGCTCCGGCACCGTATGGCCGACCTGCCGGCGCTCGTGGCGCACTTCCTCTCCCGCTGCGAGGAGCGCGAGCGCCGCGCGACGGGCGGCTTCGACGGCGACGCACTGCGGGCGCTGCAGGCCCACGCCTGGCCGGGCAACGTGCGCGAGCTCGCCAACGAGGTGCACCGCCTGGTGCTCTCCGTCGACGCGGGAGAGCGCATCCACCGCCACCACCTGGCCCCGCGCATCCGCGCCGCCGACCCGGCCTTGCGGGGCGAGCCGCTCGCCCGCATCCTCGCGCGGGTCGAGCTCGCGCTCATCCGCCAGCGCCTCCAGCAACAGCCCACCAAGAGCGCCGCCGCCCGCAGCCTCGGCATCACGCGCGAGGCCCTCTACGCCAAGCTCCGCCGCCTCGGCACGGCGAGCGGGGGCGCGTGA
- a CDS encoding ATP-sensitive inward rectifier potassium channel 10: MALPPNRRRLFDDLYHHLLSAPWSGLVATIVGLYLAANALFALAYLAQPGSVENARPGSFVDAFFFSVQTMATIGYGKLVPRTPFANVLVTVEVLVGLFGVAMVTGLMFAKFSHPTARVLFSRHAVVAPHDGVPCFMFRMANARGNNIVHAEVRVVLAREETTLEGSRMRRFHDLVLVRPGSMLFALSWTAIHPITEASPFHGATPASLAAVEAEIVISLMGYDENLAQTVHARHRYQPGDIAWGARFVDVLTREPDGVRHIDYARFHDVVPLAAPE, from the coding sequence ATGGCCCTCCCCCCGAACCGCCGCCGCCTCTTCGACGACCTCTACCATCACCTCCTGAGCGCGCCCTGGTCGGGCCTGGTCGCCACCATCGTCGGCCTCTACCTCGCGGCCAACGCCCTATTCGCGCTCGCCTATCTCGCCCAGCCGGGGAGCGTCGAGAACGCCCGCCCGGGGTCGTTCGTCGACGCGTTCTTCTTCAGCGTGCAGACGATGGCGACCATCGGTTACGGCAAGCTCGTGCCCCGCACGCCGTTCGCGAACGTCCTGGTCACCGTCGAGGTACTCGTCGGCCTCTTCGGGGTGGCGATGGTCACGGGGCTCATGTTCGCCAAGTTCTCACACCCGACGGCGCGCGTGCTCTTCAGCCGCCACGCGGTGGTCGCGCCCCACGACGGCGTGCCCTGCTTCATGTTCCGCATGGCGAACGCGCGCGGCAACAACATCGTGCACGCCGAGGTGCGGGTCGTGCTGGCGCGCGAGGAGACGACGCTCGAAGGGAGTCGGATGCGGCGCTTCCACGACCTCGTGCTCGTCCGCCCGGGGAGCATGCTCTTCGCGCTCAGCTGGACCGCGATCCATCCCATCACCGAGGCGAGCCCCTTCCACGGCGCGACCCCCGCCTCCCTCGCGGCCGTGGAGGCAGAGATCGTGATCTCGCTCATGGGCTACGACGAGAACCTCGCCCAGACCGTCCACGCGCGCCATCGCTACCAGCCGGGCGACATCGCGTGGGGGGCGCGCTTCGTCGACGTCCTCACCCGGGAGCCGGACGGTGTGCGGCACATCGACTACGCGCGCTTCCACGACGTCGTCCCGCTCGCGGCGCCCGAATAG
- a CDS encoding trypsin-like peptidase domain-containing protein — translation MDSMARPGGAVALVMLLALSAQAGSDLPVRRALRVASVVVETTGCAGVVAENPQVIVTAKHCVKGRTLRVRLSTGSERTAWVVAVNDASDQAVLFLEEPADVEPLAIVRRRQIPGTVLYFEGNPERPRFQNARLDRIGRCPSLPDLPNALFTSIDGRPGDSGAPLVDGAAAIVGLVHGGTRCHIATPAATLARLVDHVLGRYVVETTRLFGRRMGVLLDKASELGGAPASLTRPRSPCRGGGAWRRGPRA, via the coding sequence ATGGATTCGATGGCGCGTCCGGGAGGAGCTGTCGCCCTCGTCATGCTGCTCGCGCTGTCGGCGCAGGCGGGTAGCGACCTCCCCGTGCGCCGGGCGCTACGCGTGGCGAGCGTCGTGGTGGAGACCACGGGCTGCGCCGGCGTGGTCGCCGAGAATCCGCAGGTCATCGTCACCGCGAAGCACTGCGTGAAGGGCCGGACCCTCCGCGTGCGCCTCTCGACCGGCTCCGAGCGCACCGCGTGGGTGGTCGCGGTGAACGACGCCAGCGACCAGGCCGTGCTCTTCCTCGAGGAGCCGGCGGACGTGGAGCCGCTCGCGATCGTGCGGCGGCGGCAGATCCCCGGCACGGTGCTCTACTTCGAGGGCAACCCGGAGCGCCCGCGCTTCCAGAACGCGCGTCTCGACCGCATCGGCCGCTGCCCGTCGCTACCGGATCTGCCGAACGCCCTCTTCACCAGCATCGACGGCCGGCCCGGCGACTCGGGCGCCCCGCTCGTCGACGGGGCGGCCGCGATCGTGGGCCTGGTGCACGGCGGCACGCGCTGCCACATCGCGACGCCGGCCGCGACGCTGGCGCGCCTCGTCGATCACGTGCTCGGGCGGTACGTGGTGGAGACGACGCGCTTGTTCGGGCGGCGCATGGGAGTATTGCTCGACAAGGCGAGCGAGCTCGGCGGGGCGCCCGCGTCCCTCACGCGCCCCCGCTCGCCGTGCCGAGGCGGCGGAGCTTGGCGTAGAGGGCCTCGCGCGTGA
- a CDS encoding alpha/beta hydrolase translates to MAAAARISLPSPVLFALEGRAWLEFAALVPALPLLARAPRGDGHPVLVLPGWLANDRSTWALRRFLRDRGYHVHGWRLGRNLRPDADTLTALGRRFRLLRARHGRKLSLIGWSLGGIYARELARRFPADVRQVITLASPLRAPSAASVARFYRGVRRSQGPPDSSAPLPIPSSSLYSRSDGVVAWRSCLQDEGPLAENIEVRSSHCGMGHHPGVLLVIADRLAQPEGAWRPYAPPGPAWRAALGVAG, encoded by the coding sequence GTGGCCGCCGCCGCGCGCATCTCGCTGCCCTCGCCGGTCCTCTTCGCCCTCGAAGGGCGGGCGTGGCTCGAGTTCGCCGCGCTCGTGCCCGCGCTCCCGCTGCTCGCACGCGCGCCGCGCGGCGACGGCCACCCGGTGCTCGTGCTGCCGGGCTGGCTCGCGAACGACCGCTCGACCTGGGCGCTGCGCCGCTTCCTCCGTGACCGCGGCTACCACGTCCACGGCTGGCGGCTCGGGCGGAACCTCAGGCCGGACGCGGACACCCTCACCGCGCTCGGGCGGCGCTTCCGCCTGCTCCGCGCGCGGCACGGGCGGAAGCTGAGCCTCATCGGCTGGAGCCTGGGCGGCATCTACGCCCGCGAGCTCGCCCGCCGCTTCCCCGCCGACGTGCGCCAGGTGATCACGCTCGCGAGCCCGCTCCGGGCGCCGTCCGCGGCGAGCGTCGCCCGCTTCTACCGGGGCGTGCGGCGCAGCCAGGGCCCGCCCGACTCGAGCGCGCCGCTCCCCATCCCCTCCAGCTCGCTCTACAGCCGCAGCGACGGCGTGGTCGCGTGGCGGAGCTGCCTCCAGGACGAGGGGCCGCTCGCCGAGAACATCGAGGTGCGGAGCAGCCACTGCGGGATGGGGCACCATCCCGGCGTGCTGCTCGTGATCGCCGACCGGCTGGCGCAGCCGGAAGGCGCGTGGCGTCCCTACGCGCCGCCCGGCCCCGCCTGGCGCGCGGCGCTCGGGGTCGCGGGTTAG
- a CDS encoding acyl-CoA dehydrogenase produces MNSVSMASRPAAPTWAASAASSPGVARSGGGAGTGRPRYPSGDRLATHHSTWLPGPCYPGTMAEQDLDAFRRELRTWLAANVPRDLSPERAARLPEDERIRRLRAWQRKLAEARWVGITWPREYGGRDAGIPEQLAYVEEMARAGAPEIIGNLGIGIAGPPILAYGTEAQKRRFAPRILNAEHLWCFGFSEPGAGSDLASLRTQAVLEGDWFEVTGQKVWTTLGHHADWCMLLCRTDTETRRAKGISCLLVDMKSPGITVRPLRQITGEAEFNEMFFDAVRVPRENLLGELHDGWQIAVAALQNERGILYVVSMQILLKQARDRLLQLARERGAGRDQLLRQDLARMYLGTEVFRMTCQRTLDKLLRMGMPGPEASIIKLHWTELTQAMPEIGMQLLGPEGLLYDTPRPEDGTHADPAQWVQRGYLGARAASIASGTSEIMRGIIAMQVLGLPRGT; encoded by the coding sequence ATGAACTCCGTGTCGATGGCGAGCCGGCCGGCCGCGCCCACCTGGGCCGCGAGCGCGGCGAGCTCGCCGGGGGTGGCGAGGAGCGGCGGCGGGGCGGGCACGGGGCGTCCCAGGTACCCGAGCGGTGACCGGCTGGCAACCCACCACTCGACGTGGCTCCCCGGTCCTTGCTATCCGGGGACGATGGCAGAGCAGGATCTCGACGCCTTTCGTCGCGAGCTCCGCACCTGGCTCGCAGCGAACGTCCCCCGGGACCTGAGCCCGGAGCGCGCCGCCAGGCTCCCCGAGGACGAGCGCATCCGCCGGCTGCGCGCCTGGCAGCGGAAGCTGGCCGAGGCGCGCTGGGTCGGCATCACGTGGCCCCGCGAGTACGGCGGCCGCGACGCCGGTATCCCCGAGCAGCTCGCCTACGTCGAGGAGATGGCGCGCGCCGGGGCGCCGGAGATCATCGGCAACCTCGGCATCGGCATCGCGGGCCCGCCCATCCTCGCCTACGGCACCGAGGCACAGAAGCGGCGCTTCGCCCCGCGCATCCTCAACGCCGAGCATCTCTGGTGCTTCGGCTTCTCCGAGCCCGGCGCGGGCTCGGACCTGGCCTCGCTGCGCACGCAGGCGGTGCTCGAGGGCGACTGGTTCGAGGTCACCGGCCAGAAGGTGTGGACGACCCTCGGGCACCACGCCGACTGGTGCATGCTCCTCTGCCGCACCGACACCGAGACCCGGCGCGCCAAGGGCATCTCGTGCCTGCTCGTCGACATGAAGAGCCCGGGCATCACGGTGCGCCCGCTCCGCCAGATCACCGGCGAGGCCGAGTTCAACGAGATGTTCTTCGACGCGGTGCGCGTGCCGCGCGAGAACCTGCTCGGCGAGCTGCACGACGGCTGGCAGATCGCGGTGGCGGCGCTCCAGAACGAGCGCGGCATCCTCTACGTGGTGAGCATGCAGATCCTCCTGAAGCAGGCACGGGATCGGCTGCTCCAGCTGGCGCGCGAGCGCGGCGCGGGACGCGATCAGCTGCTGCGCCAGGACCTGGCTCGCATGTACCTCGGCACCGAGGTCTTCCGCATGACCTGCCAGCGCACGCTCGACAAGCTGCTCCGCATGGGGATGCCGGGGCCCGAGGCGTCGATCATCAAGCTCCACTGGACGGAGCTGACGCAGGCGATGCCGGAGATCGGGATGCAGCTCCTCGGCCCGGAGGGGCTCCTCTACGACACGCCCCGGCCCGAGGACGGCACCCACGCCGACCCCGCGCAGTGGGTGCAGCGCGGCTACCTCGGGGCGCGCGCGGCGAGCATCGCGTCGGGGACGTCGGAGATCATGCGCGGCATCATCGCCATGCAGGTGCTCGGGCTGCCGCGGGGGACGTAG